One window from the genome of Oncorhynchus nerka isolate Pitt River unplaced genomic scaffold, Oner_Uvic_2.0 unplaced_scaffold_2503, whole genome shotgun sequence encodes:
- the LOC135567146 gene encoding C-C motif chemokine 13-like: MKTLTALLLLGLLCSLHTTSAQGVIALETSTDCCVKFSARIPLQQVVSLRTTSSSCPRKALIFTTKKGKTFCVDPSEAWVQSHVTKIESRSTTAKTTMMSSTTITP, encoded by the exons ATGAAGACCCTGACTGCTCTACTCCTCCTGGGACTGCTCTGCTCCCTGCATACGACGTCTGCACAgg GTGTCATCGCGTTGGAAACGTCAACTGACTGCTGTGTGAAATTCAGCGCGAGGATCCCTCTTCAACAAGTGGTTTCTCTCAGAACAACATCCAGTAGCTGCCCTCGCAAAGCACTGAT TTTCACCACAAAGAAAGGGAAGACATTTTGTGTTGACCCTTCTGAAGCCTGGGTCCAGAGTCATGTGACCAAGATTGAGAGCAGATCGACTACTGCCAAGACGACGATGATGTCATCAACTACCATCACcccctaa